Proteins co-encoded in one Acidovorax sp. 69 genomic window:
- a CDS encoding TatD family hydrolase: protein MFTDSHCHLNFPELVSHLPAIRQAMAEAQVTRALCICTTMEEFEGVHALATAHDNFWSTVGVHPDNEGVTEPSVQDLLDRAALPRVVAIGETGLDYYGMEDRKGGRSIADLEWQRDRFRTHIRAARACSKPLIIHTRSASDDTLAILREEGEDGAGNRAGGVFHCFTESMQVARAALDLGYYLSFSGIVTFKSAQDLRDVVAFVPLDRMLIETDSPYLAPVPYRGKTNNPSYVPYVARQVAETKGLALEVVAEATSRNFDTLFPGVMA from the coding sequence ATGTTCACTGATTCGCATTGCCATCTCAACTTCCCGGAGCTGGTCAGCCACTTGCCCGCCATCCGCCAGGCCATGGCCGAGGCCCAGGTCACCCGGGCCTTGTGCATCTGCACCACCATGGAAGAGTTTGAGGGCGTCCATGCCCTGGCCACGGCCCACGACAACTTCTGGAGCACGGTGGGCGTGCACCCCGACAACGAGGGCGTGACGGAGCCCAGCGTGCAAGACCTGCTGGACCGTGCAGCCCTGCCGCGCGTGGTGGCCATTGGCGAAACGGGGCTCGACTACTACGGCATGGAGGACCGCAAGGGCGGGCGCAGCATTGCCGACCTGGAATGGCAGCGTGACCGCTTTCGTACCCACATCCGCGCGGCGCGGGCCTGCAGCAAGCCCCTGATCATCCATACGCGCAGCGCATCTGACGACACGCTGGCTATCCTGCGGGAAGAGGGCGAGGACGGTGCTGGCAACCGCGCTGGTGGCGTGTTTCACTGTTTTACCGAGTCGATGCAGGTGGCGCGGGCCGCGCTGGATCTGGGCTACTACCTCTCGTTCTCGGGCATCGTGACCTTCAAGAGCGCGCAAGACCTGCGTGATGTGGTGGCATTCGTTCCACTTGACCGCATGCTCATCGAGACCGACAGCCCGTATCTGGCGCCGGTGCCTTACCGCGGCAAGACCAATAACCCATCGTACGTGCCCTATGTGGCCCGGCAGGTGGCCGAGACCAAGGGCCTTGCGCTGGAGGTCGTGGCTGAGGCCACCAGTCGCAATTTCGACACCTTGTTTCCTGGAGTGATGGCATGA